A region from the Rhodopseudomonas julia genome encodes:
- a CDS encoding APH(3')-I family aminoglycoside O-phosphotransferase, whose translation MSDADREEACEQVPVPAQMSVDLAGYRWMRDRVGQSGGSVFRLHGKPNGPDAFLKHGEGALADDLSDEMVRLRWLAGYISVPALISFTRTSDAAWLVTTALPGKTAYQVLEADPTARLAIVDALAAFLRRLHAIPVCACPFTSDHVYSLARARERLETGLVDVDDFDDERKGWTAEQVWKEMHRLLPLTPDAVVTHGDFSLDNLLVFEGEVTGCIDVGKAGVADRYQDLAIIWNCLGEFDSSLQERFLQQYGVTEVDWRRLQFHLMLDEFF comes from the coding sequence ATGAGCGATGCGGATCGAGAAGAGGCGTGTGAACAAGTTCCGGTGCCCGCCCAGATGTCTGTCGACCTGGCGGGGTACCGGTGGATGCGCGACAGGGTCGGTCAGTCGGGCGGTTCGGTCTTTCGACTGCATGGCAAACCGAACGGTCCGGACGCGTTTCTGAAGCACGGCGAAGGTGCCCTTGCGGATGATCTGAGCGATGAAATGGTGAGATTGCGCTGGCTCGCCGGATACATATCGGTGCCGGCCCTCATCAGCTTCACGCGGACATCCGACGCGGCATGGCTTGTGACGACGGCTCTCCCCGGGAAGACGGCCTATCAGGTGTTGGAGGCCGATCCCACGGCACGCCTCGCCATTGTCGACGCGCTGGCGGCGTTCTTGCGCCGGCTGCATGCGATCCCGGTGTGCGCCTGCCCCTTCACGAGCGATCACGTTTACAGCCTCGCCCGTGCGCGAGAGCGCCTCGAGACGGGCCTTGTCGATGTCGACGATTTCGATGACGAGCGGAAGGGCTGGACGGCCGAGCAGGTGTGGAAGGAGATGCATCGTCTGTTGCCGCTTACGCCGGATGCGGTCGTCACGCATGGCGATTTTTCCCTCGACAATCTCCTGGTCTTCGAGGGTGAGGTGACGGGCTGTATCGACGTGGGAAAGGCCGGCGTTGCGGATCGATACCAGGACCTTGCCATCATCTGGAACTGTCTTGGTGAGTTCGACAGTTCGCTTCAGGAGAGGTTTCTCCAGCAATATGGCGTCACCGAGGTCGATTGGCGAAGGCTGCAATTCCACCTCATGCTGGATGAGTTTTTCTAG
- a CDS encoding DUF2249 domain-containing protein produces MTVSAAEDRLVDLREVTKPMRRVAFFAAFDELETGEALLIVNDHDPMGLFQYLQIAIPGDFTWDYVMRGPDEWRVRISRI; encoded by the coding sequence ATGACCGTTTCTGCCGCCGAGGACCGGCTCGTCGATTTGCGCGAGGTCACAAAACCAATGCGCCGGGTGGCTTTCTTTGCCGCCTTCGATGAGCTTGAGACGGGCGAGGCCCTTCTCATCGTCAACGATCATGATCCGATGGGTCTGTTCCAATATCTGCAAATCGCCATCCCGGGTGACTTCACCTGGGATTATGTCATGCGCGGCCCGGATGAATGGCGTGTCAGGATCAGCCGGATCTGA
- a CDS encoding NnrS family protein, with protein MPALLAPAVADFRRRSDWFFASPFRPFFIGASLFAASAVPVWLWLYLVHPAEVAGMPALEWHAHEMVFGYLPAVMAGYLLSLAAKGARKGALSGRSLALVFFLWIAGRLLPLFVPFVFGAVIDLLFPLAVAGVLLGLSRGPGAKQSKHGLVLFPLLAAASLAHRVFAFGDGALDYEVAALLSRLGIAVGALLIGAVGGRLVPELTRLALGEEAGERVPEPYRRFDLIALLSLSAGLVAWVLMPSHPLTFVLAGMAALINLARLGRWRGFLLNDLPTLALHAGYLWLIAGLFFAALAASPASFVPADAALHALSAGAIGTMTLAVMARLTVSREQGGLAGKVVRLAIVLVHAGAILRVVAPFVLDLYRPLLVSGGTLWSAAFLVFFAVQIAPLFGGRIGVRGA; from the coding sequence ATGCCTGCGCTTCTTGCTCCGGCCGTGGCCGATTTTCGTCGCCGGAGCGACTGGTTCTTCGCCTCGCCCTTCCGCCCGTTCTTCATCGGCGCCTCGCTTTTTGCCGCGTCGGCCGTGCCCGTCTGGCTGTGGCTTTATCTCGTGCACCCCGCCGAGGTCGCCGGCATGCCGGCGCTCGAATGGCATGCGCATGAAATGGTCTTCGGCTATCTGCCGGCGGTGATGGCGGGTTATCTTTTGTCGCTCGCGGCCAAGGGAGCGAGAAAAGGCGCTCTGTCGGGGCGGTCGCTCGCGCTTGTTTTCTTTCTCTGGATCGCCGGTCGGCTTCTGCCGCTATTCGTGCCGTTTGTCTTCGGGGCGGTGATCGACCTCCTCTTTCCTCTTGCGGTTGCGGGCGTGCTTCTGGGCCTTTCGCGCGGTCCGGGTGCGAAACAGTCGAAGCACGGGCTCGTCCTCTTCCCCCTTCTTGCGGCGGCCTCGCTGGCGCATCGCGTCTTCGCTTTCGGTGATGGGGCCCTCGATTACGAGGTGGCAGCGCTTCTCTCCCGGCTCGGCATTGCGGTCGGCGCCCTTCTCATCGGTGCGGTCGGCGGTCGGCTCGTGCCCGAGCTCACGCGTCTCGCCCTTGGCGAGGAGGCCGGCGAGCGCGTGCCGGAGCCTTATCGCCGCTTCGATCTGATCGCGCTCTTGTCGCTCTCCGCCGGTCTTGTCGCCTGGGTGCTCATGCCGTCGCATCCGCTCACTTTCGTGCTGGCGGGGATGGCGGCCCTCATCAACCTTGCGCGTCTCGGGCGCTGGCGAGGCTTCCTCCTCAACGATCTGCCGACACTTGCACTCCACGCCGGCTATCTTTGGCTGATTGCCGGACTTTTCTTCGCCGCGCTCGCCGCGTCGCCGGCCTCCTTCGTGCCCGCCGATGCGGCACTGCATGCGCTCTCAGCTGGAGCGATCGGCACGATGACGCTTGCCGTCATGGCGCGTCTTACGGTTTCGCGCGAACAAGGTGGTCTGGCCGGGAAGGTGGTGCGCCTCGCCATCGTTCTCGTCCACGCCGGTGCAATTCTGCGGGTCGTTGCACCTTTTGTCCTCGATCTTTATCGGCCGCTTTTGGTGAGCGGCGGGACATTGTGGTCGGCGGCTTTCCTTGTCTTCTTCGCAGTCCAGATCGCACCGCTCTTTGGCGGGCGCATCGGCGTTCGCGGCGCCTGA
- a CDS encoding MBL fold metallo-hydrolase: MAGMSAAPDEQLPSAYRYQLGDFIVTQLSDGMAERPLQDGFVVNAELEDVKAALREAFLPEDKLFIPFTPLTLRTGDDLILFDTGFGEKGPPTAGQLKRGMAAAGMAPEDVTKVVISHFHGDHIMGLTTKDGAPVYPNAEVFVPEPEYAYWMSDDNKANAPEGRRGNFDLAQQIFGTLDDRLTQFSWDEEFLPGITAIDAHGHTPGHTVFAITSGDEKMMFLSDTTNHPALFVTHPDWSAVFDQDADAARETRHRIFDMVAEERMRIASYHFPFPATGHIGKDGDGYRYVPAQWMPVLKGVG; this comes from the coding sequence ATGGCCGGAATGTCGGCGGCACCGGACGAGCAGCTTCCGAGTGCCTACCGCTACCAGCTCGGCGACTTTATCGTCACGCAGCTTTCCGACGGCATGGCCGAGCGCCCGCTTCAGGACGGTTTCGTCGTCAATGCCGAGCTTGAAGACGTGAAGGCGGCGCTGCGCGAAGCGTTTCTGCCGGAGGACAAGCTCTTCATCCCGTTCACGCCGCTCACATTGCGCACGGGCGATGATCTCATCCTCTTCGATACGGGCTTCGGTGAGAAAGGTCCGCCCACGGCCGGCCAGCTGAAACGCGGCATGGCGGCGGCGGGGATGGCGCCGGAAGACGTCACAAAGGTCGTGATCAGCCATTTCCACGGCGATCACATCATGGGGCTCACCACCAAGGACGGCGCGCCGGTCTATCCGAACGCCGAGGTCTTCGTGCCAGAGCCGGAATATGCGTATTGGATGAGCGACGACAACAAGGCGAATGCGCCGGAAGGACGGCGCGGGAATTTCGATCTCGCGCAACAGATCTTCGGTACGCTCGATGATCGCCTGACGCAGTTTTCCTGGGATGAAGAATTCTTGCCCGGCATCACCGCGATCGACGCGCATGGCCATACGCCGGGACACACCGTCTTTGCGATCACCTCGGGTGATGAGAAGATGATGTTCCTGTCCGACACGACCAACCATCCGGCGCTTTTCGTTACCCATCCGGACTGGTCGGCCGTCTTCGATCAGGACGCCGATGCGGCACGCGAGACGCGCCACCGCATCTTCGACATGGTGGCGGAGGAGCGCATGCGCATCGCCTCCTATCACTTCCCGTTCCCGGCGACCGGCCATATCGGCAAGGATGGCGACGGCTATCGCTATGTGCCGGCGCAATGGATGCCGGTCCTGAAAGGTGTGGGCTGA
- a CDS encoding class II histone deacetylase, with protein sequence MSDGLKHTGFFSDEACFWHGGGNYAFMVPAGGLVQPMNGLPESPESKRRLKNLLERTGLIAELETRSAAPATDEMLRHVHPEHYLREFKKLSDAGGGELGQRTPFGPGGYEIAALSAGLAAEALRAVLGGEMVNAYALSRPPGHHCLPDRPMGFCLLANIAIAIETAFAERRAERIAVVDWDVHHGNGTEAIFYKRSDVLTISLHQENNYPPDSGRIEARGEGAGEGCNINVPLLPGGGHDAYLYAFEKIVSPALNRFRPDAIIVACGFDSSGVDPLGRMLTSASTFRQMTRILMERALELCGNRLVVVHEGGYSELHVPFCGHQVIETLSRSQTHAPDPLETRISGQQPSPRAQAFQRVLINEMAGFLGF encoded by the coding sequence ATGAGCGATGGACTGAAACATACCGGCTTCTTCAGCGATGAGGCCTGTTTTTGGCACGGTGGCGGCAATTATGCCTTCATGGTGCCGGCCGGCGGACTGGTCCAGCCGATGAACGGGCTGCCGGAAAGCCCTGAAAGCAAGCGGCGGCTCAAAAACCTTTTGGAGCGCACCGGCCTCATCGCCGAGCTCGAGACACGCTCGGCCGCGCCGGCGACGGACGAGATGCTGCGCCACGTCCATCCCGAGCACTATCTGCGCGAGTTCAAAAAACTCTCCGATGCGGGCGGTGGCGAGCTGGGTCAGCGCACGCCCTTCGGCCCCGGCGGCTATGAGATCGCGGCCCTGTCGGCGGGCCTTGCGGCGGAGGCGCTTCGCGCCGTCCTCGGCGGGGAGATGGTCAATGCCTATGCGCTGTCGCGTCCGCCCGGCCATCATTGCCTGCCCGACCGGCCGATGGGCTTCTGCCTTCTCGCCAATATTGCCATCGCCATCGAAACGGCTTTTGCCGAGCGGCGGGCGGAGCGCATCGCCGTCGTCGATTGGGACGTGCATCACGGCAACGGCACAGAAGCGATCTTTTACAAGCGCAGCGACGTGCTGACGATTTCGCTCCACCAGGAAAACAATTACCCGCCCGACTCGGGCCGGATCGAGGCCCGCGGCGAAGGTGCCGGCGAAGGCTGCAACATCAACGTCCCGCTCCTGCCGGGCGGCGGCCATGACGCCTATCTGTACGCCTTCGAGAAGATCGTCAGCCCGGCCCTCAACCGGTTTCGGCCGGACGCGATCATCGTCGCCTGCGGCTTTGATTCCTCCGGCGTCGACCCGCTCGGGCGCATGCTGACCTCGGCCTCGACCTTCCGCCAGATGACACGAATTCTGATGGAGCGGGCACTCGAACTCTGCGGCAACCGCCTCGTCGTCGTCCATGAAGGCGGCTATTCGGAGCTGCATGTGCCCTTCTGCGGGCATCAGGTCATCGAGACGCTGTCGCGCTCGCAGACCCATGCACCCGATCCGCTGGAAACGCGCATTTCAGGTCAGCAGCCCTCGCCGCGCGCCCAGGCCTTCCAGCGCGTTTTGATCAACGAGATGGCAGGCTTTCTCGGGTTTTAG
- the arfB gene encoding alternative ribosome rescue aminoacyl-tRNA hydrolase ArfB codes for MIRISTNIALADDEIEERFVQASGPGGQNVNKVASAVELRFALAASQSLPPDVKQRVTGLAGRRLNKDGVLVIRAERFRSQEQNREDAEKRLVMLIRQALTAPKKRRPTRPTRGSKERRLKAKKARGTLKKERRGEW; via the coding sequence ATGATCCGCATCTCGACCAACATCGCGCTTGCCGATGACGAAATCGAAGAGCGCTTCGTCCAGGCCTCCGGCCCCGGCGGGCAGAACGTCAACAAGGTGGCAAGCGCGGTGGAGCTGCGCTTTGCGCTTGCCGCCTCGCAAAGCCTGCCGCCGGACGTGAAGCAGCGCGTCACCGGCCTCGCCGGCCGTCGCTTGAACAAAGACGGCGTCCTCGTCATCCGCGCCGAACGCTTCCGCAGCCAGGAACAGAACCGCGAGGATGCCGAAAAGCGCCTCGTCATGCTCATCCGCCAGGCTCTGACGGCGCCCAAGAAGCGTCGCCCGACACGCCCGACGCGCGGCTCCAAAGAGCGCCGCCTGAAGGCGAAGAAGGCTCGCGGAACGCTGAAGAAAGAAAGACGCGGCGAATGGTAA
- a CDS encoding carboxymuconolactone decarboxylase family protein, translating to MSENFPETLQEVTDGIELLQGAIPDLMQAFGALGEAASQETALSPKTKELISLAIAVSVRCDGCIAYHAKAVADCGATRAEVAEAIGTAIHMGGGPSVVYGGAALRAFDAFLKDHA from the coding sequence ATGAGCGAGAACTTCCCGGAAACCCTGCAGGAGGTCACCGACGGCATCGAGCTCCTGCAAGGCGCGATTCCCGATCTGATGCAGGCCTTTGGTGCGCTCGGCGAAGCCGCCTCCCAGGAGACCGCCCTGTCGCCGAAGACCAAGGAGCTGATTTCGCTGGCGATCGCCGTTTCCGTACGCTGCGATGGCTGCATCGCCTACCACGCCAAAGCCGTAGCCGATTGCGGCGCCACGCGTGCGGAAGTGGCCGAAGCGATTGGCACCGCCATCCATATGGGCGGCGGCCCCTCGGTGGTCTATGGAGGTGCGGCCCTCCGGGCTTTTGACGCCTTCCTGAAAGACCACGCTTGA
- a CDS encoding class I SAM-dependent DNA methyltransferase gives MSDNPILKRVYALAGDRDETRNVYAAWAKDYDTDTLRGMGYVAPKLAAAALADLVDDTARVLDAGCGTGLVGEELSRHGLGAVDGIDLSPGMLEVAAEKNVYRNLDVADLTEALKIADDSYDAAISVGVFTSGHVGPEAIADLARVVKKDAPLVITVHENVWEAQAYPDALTRFEEEGHLRINDLIDAPYHEREGYRCRLCLLSAV, from the coding sequence ATGAGCGACAATCCGATCCTGAAACGCGTCTATGCGCTCGCCGGGGACCGCGACGAAACCCGCAATGTCTACGCCGCATGGGCCAAGGACTACGACACCGACACATTGCGCGGCATGGGCTACGTCGCGCCGAAGCTTGCAGCTGCAGCCCTTGCCGATCTCGTCGACGACACGGCCCGCGTTCTCGATGCCGGCTGCGGCACGGGCCTCGTCGGCGAAGAACTCTCCCGCCATGGGCTGGGCGCCGTCGACGGCATCGATCTGTCTCCGGGCATGCTGGAAGTCGCGGCGGAGAAGAACGTCTACCGCAATCTCGACGTTGCGGATCTGACAGAGGCGCTGAAAATCGCCGATGACAGCTATGACGCCGCAATCAGCGTCGGCGTCTTCACCTCCGGCCATGTCGGCCCCGAAGCGATCGCCGATCTCGCCCGCGTGGTGAAGAAGGACGCGCCGCTCGTCATCACGGTGCACGAAAATGTCTGGGAGGCGCAGGCCTATCCCGATGCCCTCACCCGCTTCGAAGAAGAGGGGCATCTGCGTATCAACGACCTCATCGACGCGCCCTATCACGAACGCGAAGGCTATCGCTGCCGGCTGTGCCTGCTTTCTGCCGTGTGA
- a CDS encoding MarR family winged helix-turn-helix transcriptional regulator: protein MTSRDNMQNAHISSQLRALHSALIDIVTMMNRPQRDEALIQQAGIALDRALFPLLVGIERFGPIGVVEIADRVGRDYTTVSRQVVKLERLGLVERSKSAADQRVHEAIITEKGREMTDRVDEAREKIGRAVFETWDPHEIDELTRLMRKFADAVKDGTPNEG, encoded by the coding sequence ATGACGTCAAGGGATAATATGCAAAACGCACATATATCGAGCCAGCTGCGCGCACTCCATAGCGCTCTGATCGATATCGTCACCATGATGAATCGGCCGCAGCGCGACGAGGCTTTGATCCAGCAGGCGGGGATCGCGCTCGATCGCGCTCTGTTCCCGCTGCTCGTCGGCATCGAGCGGTTCGGACCTATCGGTGTGGTCGAGATCGCCGACCGAGTGGGCCGCGACTACACGACTGTCAGTCGGCAGGTGGTCAAGCTTGAACGCCTCGGCCTGGTGGAGCGCAGCAAGAGCGCGGCCGATCAGCGTGTGCACGAAGCCATCATCACCGAGAAAGGCAGAGAGATGACGGATCGTGTCGACGAAGCGCGCGAGAAGATCGGACGTGCGGTCTTCGAGACCTGGGACCCGCACGAGATCGACGAGTTGACCCGTCTCATGCGAAAATTCGCCGATGCCGTGAAGGATGGCACACCCAACGAAGGATAA
- a CDS encoding DUF4405 domain-containing protein, whose amino-acid sequence MAKSVRLRTWATPLTIGSFLLMAATGVLMFFEFDRGLTVVVHQWFSWFFVIGAGGHIVANQRPFLNHLKSRWGEVSVAVFAAVLVASLFSWGMITGPQLERPIERALVDASLSSLAAVTGTETPSLLDKLATHGIAAEAEQSIHDLATQSGVDENRLLGLIFLPD is encoded by the coding sequence ATGGCTAAGTCCGTGAGACTGAGGACCTGGGCGACGCCGCTGACCATCGGCTCCTTTCTGCTGATGGCCGCCACCGGCGTCCTGATGTTCTTCGAATTTGACCGCGGGCTGACGGTCGTCGTCCATCAGTGGTTCTCGTGGTTCTTCGTCATCGGGGCCGGCGGTCATATCGTCGCCAACCAGCGCCCGTTCTTGAACCATCTCAAATCCCGTTGGGGTGAGGTCAGCGTCGCGGTATTTGCCGCCGTCCTGGTGGCATCATTGTTCTCCTGGGGGATGATCACCGGACCCCAGCTGGAACGACCGATCGAACGCGCACTGGTCGATGCCTCCTTGTCGTCGCTCGCGGCCGTCACGGGCACGGAGACGCCATCCCTGCTCGATAAGCTGGCAACGCACGGCATCGCAGCCGAGGCGGAGCAGTCCATTCACGATCTCGCAACGCAGTCGGGCGTCGATGAAAACCGATTGCTCGGTCTCATCTTCCTGCCCGATTGA
- a CDS encoding quinone oxidoreductase family protein, translating to MKAAIVQDPHHPPFFGEIDAPQPSAGDIRISVSAAALSHLVRSRASGRHYSTSGRVASVAGVDGVGRRDDGSRVYFVLPKAPNGSMAEKAVVAPAQCIVLPDELDDVTAAAIANPGMSSWAALTERARLKSGETVLVNGATGVSGRLAVQVAKYLGAGKIIATGRNARALQEVSALGADVTIPLVDDGDALERSFKPVFAEGVDVVLDYLWGQSAERLLIAAARAGADAVPIRYVEIGGASGQEITLPGAVLRSSAIELMGSGIGSIPLTRLIKAIEGVLYAAVPGGFKIATRPVPLSDVEQAWLDPTPGGRIVFITHPEASQERSTN from the coding sequence ATGAAGGCTGCGATCGTTCAAGACCCTCATCATCCCCCCTTCTTCGGCGAAATCGATGCCCCCCAGCCTTCGGCGGGCGACATCCGCATCTCGGTGTCGGCGGCCGCGCTCAGTCATCTCGTCAGGAGCCGTGCGTCGGGCCGCCACTACAGCACGTCCGGCCGGGTGGCGTCCGTCGCCGGGGTCGACGGCGTCGGCCGGCGCGACGACGGGAGCCGCGTCTATTTCGTCTTGCCTAAAGCTCCCAATGGAAGCATGGCGGAAAAGGCCGTCGTGGCACCGGCCCAGTGCATCGTACTGCCGGACGAGCTCGATGACGTCACAGCAGCGGCCATCGCCAATCCCGGCATGTCGTCCTGGGCAGCCCTGACCGAACGTGCCCGGCTCAAATCGGGAGAGACGGTTCTCGTCAACGGAGCGACGGGCGTGTCCGGCCGGCTCGCTGTGCAGGTCGCCAAGTATCTCGGCGCTGGCAAGATCATCGCGACCGGCCGCAACGCCCGTGCATTGCAGGAGGTTTCCGCCCTTGGCGCCGACGTCACTATTCCGCTGGTGGACGACGGTGACGCCCTGGAAAGGAGCTTTAAGCCCGTGTTCGCCGAAGGGGTGGACGTCGTTCTCGACTATCTCTGGGGACAGAGCGCGGAACGGCTGCTGATCGCCGCCGCACGAGCGGGGGCCGACGCTGTCCCGATCCGATATGTGGAAATCGGCGGCGCGAGCGGGCAGGAGATCACTCTGCCAGGAGCCGTTCTGCGCTCGTCAGCGATCGAACTGATGGGAAGCGGCATCGGCAGTATTCCACTGACGCGTCTGATCAAAGCCATCGAGGGTGTGCTGTACGCGGCCGTGCCCGGCGGCTTCAAGATCGCCACCCGGCCGGTTCCCCTATCGGACGTCGAACAGGCCTGGCTGGATCCGACCCCCGGCGGCCGGATCGTCTTCATCACCCATCCGGAGGCGTCCCAGGAGCGGTCGACGAATTAA
- a CDS encoding efflux RND transporter periplasmic adaptor subunit: MLFASILMPLGHADDSQRPVKPVLAVKVVKPQREHWTRTVTALGWIVPWDEASVSTEIGGLRIEEILVDIGDRVTKGQVLARLSKDAIESELRHQEAAVGGAEAALEQASANADRARQLADASRGTLSQKDIQTALIAEKAALANLAAERANLDSERLKLARTQVRAIDDGVISEKFAALGAVPDAGAELFRLIRKNRIEWQAEVSGNDLESMAVGQNAIVANGRRIVGGTVRIVPPAVDRATGRATLQVDLPKDSGLTPGTYAEGTIEVGQSAVLTVPVHAVTTRNGSSHLYRLRRDDVVEELKIDAGERRNDRIEIVSPLDTNIEVVESGGSFLFDGARVVVVPAETAEK, from the coding sequence TTGCTCTTCGCTTCCATCCTGATGCCCCTCGGACACGCCGACGACAGCCAACGTCCGGTCAAGCCTGTCTTGGCGGTGAAGGTGGTGAAACCGCAGCGAGAACACTGGACCCGGACTGTGACGGCGCTGGGCTGGATCGTCCCCTGGGACGAGGCATCGGTGTCGACGGAAATCGGTGGGCTCAGAATCGAGGAAATCCTGGTCGACATCGGCGATCGCGTCACGAAGGGCCAAGTGCTCGCTCGCCTCTCGAAGGATGCGATCGAAAGCGAGCTGCGCCATCAGGAGGCTGCCGTCGGTGGCGCGGAAGCGGCGCTCGAACAGGCCTCGGCCAATGCCGACCGGGCGCGCCAACTGGCGGATGCCAGCCGTGGAACGCTTTCGCAGAAGGATATCCAGACGGCGCTCATCGCCGAAAAGGCAGCCTTGGCAAATCTCGCGGCAGAACGCGCCAACCTCGATTCCGAACGTTTGAAATTGGCCCGAACACAGGTCCGTGCCATCGACGACGGCGTGATTTCGGAAAAGTTTGCGGCGCTTGGTGCCGTCCCCGACGCCGGCGCCGAGCTGTTCAGGCTGATCCGCAAAAACCGCATCGAATGGCAGGCCGAGGTCTCCGGCAACGATCTCGAATCGATGGCAGTCGGGCAGAACGCAATCGTCGCCAACGGGCGCAGGATCGTCGGCGGAACGGTCCGGATCGTCCCGCCCGCAGTCGATCGCGCCACTGGCCGTGCGACGCTTCAGGTCGATCTGCCGAAGGACAGCGGCTTGACACCCGGCACCTACGCCGAAGGAACGATCGAGGTCGGCCAATCCGCGGTGCTGACGGTTCCGGTGCACGCGGTGACGACGCGCAACGGTTCGAGCCACCTCTATCGCCTTCGTCGGGATGATGTGGTCGAGGAACTGAAGATTGACGCTGGGGAGCGGCGCAACGACCGTATCGAGATCGTGTCGCCGCTCGATACGAACATCGAGGTGGTCGAGAGCGGCGGCAGCTTTCTGTTCGACGGAGCTCGTGTCGTCGTCGTCCCTGCGGAGACGGCAGAGAAATGA